One Mycolicibacterium sarraceniae genomic window carries:
- a CDS encoding adenosine deaminase — protein MPTPLSLATIGQAPKALLHDHLDGGLRPATVLEIAEQIGYDGLPATDEASLATWFRTAAHSGSLVRYLEPFAHTVAVMQTAESLHRVAFECVEDLAADNVVYAEVRFAPELHIDAGLSLDAVVDAVLAGFADGEKAAAAVGRPIVVRCLVTAMRHAARSRGIAELAIRFRDKGVVGFDIAGAEAGYPPTRHLDAFEYMRTNNARFTIHAGEAFGLPSIHEALAYCGADRLGHGVRIVDDIEVADDGTARLGTLAAILRDKRIPLEMCPSSNVQTGAVNSIASHPFDLLARLRFRVTVNTDNRLMSDTTMSQEMARLVEAFGYGWSDLERFTINAMKSAFIHFDERLAIIDEVIKPRYAVLIG, from the coding sequence ATGCCCACACCGCTGAGTCTCGCAACGATCGGGCAGGCGCCCAAGGCTCTGCTGCACGACCACCTCGACGGCGGGCTGCGCCCTGCCACCGTCCTGGAGATCGCCGAACAGATCGGCTACGACGGGCTGCCCGCGACCGATGAGGCATCGCTGGCCACGTGGTTTCGCACGGCGGCGCATAGCGGGTCCCTGGTGCGCTACCTCGAACCGTTCGCGCACACCGTGGCGGTCATGCAGACCGCCGAGTCGCTACACCGGGTCGCCTTCGAATGCGTCGAGGATCTGGCCGCCGACAACGTGGTGTATGCCGAGGTGCGGTTTGCCCCCGAACTGCATATTGACGCCGGGCTGTCCCTGGACGCGGTCGTGGACGCCGTGCTGGCCGGTTTCGCCGACGGGGAGAAGGCCGCGGCCGCGGTCGGCCGTCCCATCGTGGTGCGCTGCCTGGTCACCGCCATGCGCCATGCCGCTCGATCCCGCGGGATAGCTGAATTGGCCATCCGGTTCCGCGACAAGGGCGTCGTCGGATTCGATATCGCCGGCGCCGAGGCCGGCTATCCGCCGACCCGGCATCTCGACGCCTTCGAGTACATGCGAACCAACAACGCGCGCTTCACCATTCACGCCGGTGAGGCGTTCGGCCTGCCGTCCATTCACGAGGCGTTGGCCTACTGCGGAGCGGATCGGCTCGGTCACGGTGTGCGCATCGTCGACGATATCGAGGTGGCGGACGATGGCACGGCCCGGCTGGGCACGCTGGCCGCCATCCTGCGCGATAAACGGATTCCGCTGGAGATGTGCCCGAGCTCGAATGTTCAGACCGGCGCCGTGAACAGCATCGCCAGCCACCCCTTCGACCTGCTGGCCCGGCTGAGGTTTCGGGTCACCGTCAATACTGACAACCGCCTGATGAGTGACACCACGATGAGCCAGGAGATGGCGCGCCTGGTCGAGGCGTTCGGCTACGGGTGGAGTGATCTCGAGCGGTTCACCATCAACGCGATGAAGTCCGCGTTCATCCACTTCGATGAGCGGCTGGCCATCATCGACGAGGTGATCAAGCCGCGCTACGCCGTGCTGATCGGCTAG
- a CDS encoding thymidine phosphorylase: MTYFTFDAPTIIRTKRDGFRLTDEAIDWVIDGHTHGRVADEQMSALLMAIFLRGMDRGEISRWTSAMIASGEKLEFSDLRRDGRRLPTVDKHSTGGVGDKITIPLVAVIAACGAAVPQAAGRGLGHTGGTLDKLESIPGFTAEITKAQVRQQLSEIGAAIFAAGELAPADRKIYALRDVTGSVESLPLIASSVMSKKLAEGADSLVLDVKVGRGAFLKTEAESRELAATMVELGLAHGIPTRALLTDMDIPLGRTAGNAVEVAESLEVLAGGGPEDVVELTVRLAVEMLDLAGVDGCDPAQTLRDGTAMDRFRALVVAQGGDVHAQLPIGAHSETVTAPRGGTMGDIDAMAMGLTVWRLGAGRAHPGERVQSGAGVRIHRRPGEPVSAGEPLFTLYTDNPHRIPAALRELDGSWTVVDVAAERRPLIIDRIA; the protein is encoded by the coding sequence GTGACGTACTTCACATTCGACGCTCCGACGATCATTCGGACCAAGCGCGACGGCTTCCGGTTGACCGACGAGGCAATCGACTGGGTGATCGACGGCCACACCCATGGCCGGGTCGCCGACGAGCAGATGTCGGCGCTGCTGATGGCGATCTTCCTGCGCGGGATGGACCGGGGTGAGATTTCCCGGTGGACGTCGGCGATGATCGCCTCCGGCGAGAAGCTGGAGTTCAGCGATCTGCGCCGCGACGGGCGCCGGTTGCCGACGGTGGACAAGCACTCCACCGGCGGGGTGGGCGACAAGATCACCATTCCCTTAGTCGCCGTCATTGCGGCCTGCGGTGCGGCGGTGCCGCAGGCCGCCGGCCGGGGTCTCGGGCATACCGGCGGTACCCTGGACAAGCTGGAGTCGATTCCCGGATTCACCGCTGAGATCACCAAAGCCCAAGTGCGTCAGCAGTTGTCGGAAATCGGGGCGGCCATCTTCGCCGCCGGCGAGCTGGCGCCGGCCGACCGCAAGATCTACGCGCTGCGCGATGTGACGGGCTCCGTGGAGTCCCTGCCGTTGATTGCCAGTTCGGTGATGAGCAAAAAGCTGGCCGAGGGCGCCGATTCCCTGGTGCTTGATGTGAAGGTGGGCCGAGGCGCGTTCCTGAAGACCGAGGCCGAGTCCCGCGAACTGGCTGCGACGATGGTGGAGCTGGGGCTGGCCCACGGTATCCCGACGCGGGCGTTGCTGACCGATATGGATATCCCGCTGGGCCGGACTGCCGGCAATGCCGTCGAGGTCGCCGAATCCCTCGAGGTGCTCGCCGGTGGCGGGCCCGAGGACGTGGTGGAGCTGACGGTCCGGTTGGCGGTCGAGATGCTGGATCTGGCCGGAGTCGACGGGTGCGACCCGGCGCAGACGCTGCGCGACGGCACCGCGATGGACCGCTTCCGGGCACTGGTTGTCGCCCAGGGCGGTGATGTTCACGCGCAGCTTCCGATCGGTGCCCATTCCGAGACCGTGACGGCACCGCGAGGCGGCACAATGGGGGATATCGACGCTATGGCGATGGGGCTGACGGTGTGGCGGCTCGGCGCTGGCCGGGCCCATCCGGGTGAGCGCGTGCAATCCGGCGCGGGGGTGCGTATCCACCGCCGCCCCGGCGAACCGGTTTCCGCAGGGGAGCCGCTCTTCACGCTGTATACCGACAACCCGCATCGGATCCCCGCTGCCCTGCGTGAGCTCGACGGTTCCTGGACCGTGGTGGATGTGGCGGCCGAGCGTCGACCACTGATCATCGATCGGATCGCCTGA
- a CDS encoding cytidine deaminase, whose product MTTENRWKSLRAKAIEASSHAYAPYSEFPVGAAALVDDGRVVVGCNVENVSYGLSLCAECAVVCALTSGGGGRLLAVAVVDATGAALMPCGRCRQLLLEHGGPTLLVDHPRGPRRLAELLPDAFGPDDLARVEREKP is encoded by the coding sequence ATGACGACTGAGAATCGATGGAAATCATTGCGCGCCAAGGCTATTGAGGCTTCTAGTCACGCCTACGCGCCGTACTCGGAGTTCCCGGTCGGGGCGGCCGCCCTGGTGGACGACGGCCGGGTTGTCGTCGGATGCAATGTGGAAAATGTCTCATATGGCCTAAGTCTCTGTGCCGAATGCGCGGTGGTCTGCGCCCTGACTTCCGGTGGTGGTGGCCGGCTGCTCGCGGTGGCGGTGGTGGACGCCACCGGGGCGGCATTGATGCCCTGCGGGCGCTGCCGGCAGCTGCTGCTCGAGCATGGCGGACCGACGCTGCTGGTCGATCACCCACGCGGCCCGCGCCGGCTGGCCGAGCTGTTGCCCGACGCCTTCGGTCCCGATGATCTGGCCCGGGTGGAGCGGGAAAAGCCGTGA
- the sdhC gene encoding succinate dehydrogenase, cytochrome b556 subunit: MSTATPVVPGPCEKSTRRRRTLYRGDPGMWSWVLHRITGATIFFFLFVHVLDTALVRVSPQAYNEVVNTYKTPIIGLMEIGLVAALLYHALNGVRIILIDFWWKGPRYQRQMLWAVAGVWLLVMVPSLVIIGMHMAERFL; encoded by the coding sequence ATGAGTACAGCGACACCGGTCGTGCCGGGACCGTGCGAGAAGTCGACCCGCCGACGGCGCACTCTCTACCGTGGCGATCCCGGTATGTGGTCATGGGTATTGCACCGCATCACCGGCGCGACGATCTTCTTCTTCCTCTTCGTCCACGTCCTCGACACCGCCCTGGTCCGGGTGAGCCCGCAGGCCTACAACGAGGTCGTCAACACCTACAAGACGCCGATCATCGGGCTGATGGAGATCGGCCTGGTGGCGGCCCTGCTCTATCACGCACTCAACGGGGTGCGGATCATCCTCATCGACTTCTGGTGGAAGGGCCCCCGCTATCAACGCCAAATGCTGTGGGCGGTAGCCGGCGTCTGGCTGCTGGTCATGGTTCCCTCGCTGGTGATCATCGGCATGCACATGGCGGAGCGATTCCTGTGA
- a CDS encoding succinate dehydrogenase hydrophobic membrane anchor subunit, with protein MSAPENRLGPPAPILERSHDRPAGLDNPRTPRRRGGMPNFEKYAWLFMRFSGVVLIFLALGHLFIGLMWDGGVYRIDFNYVAQRWASPFWQTWDLLLLWLAQLHGGNGIRTIIGDYARKDSTKFWLNSLLAVSLLIVLVVGTYALLTFNPNIS; from the coding sequence GTGAGCGCGCCCGAAAACCGCCTCGGCCCGCCCGCGCCCATCCTGGAACGCAGCCACGACCGCCCCGCCGGGTTGGACAATCCGCGCACCCCGCGCCGACGCGGCGGCATGCCCAACTTCGAGAAGTACGCCTGGCTGTTCATGCGGTTCTCCGGCGTCGTCCTGATCTTCCTGGCGCTGGGCCACCTGTTCATCGGACTGATGTGGGACGGCGGCGTCTACCGCATCGACTTCAACTACGTAGCCCAGCGCTGGGCCTCGCCGTTCTGGCAGACCTGGGATCTGCTGCTGCTGTGGCTGGCTCAACTGCACGGCGGCAACGGGATCCGCACGATCATCGGCGATTACGCACGCAAGGACTCCACCAAGTTCTGGCTCAACTCACTGCTGGCGGTGTCCCTGCTCATCGTGCTGGTGGTCGGCACCTACGCACTGCTGACCTTCAATCCGAACATCTCCTAG